In Edaphobacter paludis, a single window of DNA contains:
- a CDS encoding S9 family peptidase gives MTQPAITPPTARQDPTPVTLHGQTLEDNYRWMRDKDSPEVIAHLQAENQYTLSVMAPTTELQARLYAEMLSHIKETDESVPYRDRGWYYYTRTVEGSQYPIHCRKLAASATFDPTQPEEVLLDVNKLAEGQPFMSVGGMSVSPDGSKLAYSTDNTGFRQYTLHIRDLKTGTDLPDTAERVGSLVWAADSHTLFYTTEDEVTKRQDKLHRHRLGDDAADDALVYEERDERFNLGVGKTRDGKYLLMEAGSHTTNECSYLSADTPGGVFLVIAPRLDEQEYYVDHRDGLFYIRTNDTGKNFRVVTTPVNGEGRDSWTELIPEDPQVPLEDFDVFSSFCVSSRREEGLTALEVQHFEASGQLGQVAKIDFPEPAYTAQAHVNREFVTSAFRYSYQSLVAPASVYDYNVDTGVSTLLKQQEVPGGFDSTRYASERLWIEAKDGVKIPVSLVYRRDAFKRDGTSPLYIYGYGSYGYPLPIGFGPSRLSLLDRGVVMAYAHIRGGGEMGDQWHDAGKMMAKHNTFTDFIAITEQLVAQGYGAKDRVAIEGGSAGGLLMGAVVNQRPDLFRVVLSHVPFVDVMNTMLDATLPLTVAEYEEWGNPNEPEAFAYMRSYSPYDNLKPGPYPAMLVKTSLNDSQVMYWEPAKYIARLRTLKTNDTPLLLHINMDAGHGGASGRYDYLKEIAFDYAFLLTQLGVEG, from the coding sequence ATGACCCAACCTGCCATCACCCCGCCGACTGCCCGTCAGGACCCTACGCCTGTAACTCTGCATGGCCAAACGCTCGAAGATAACTACCGCTGGATGCGCGATAAAGACTCACCAGAAGTAATCGCTCATCTTCAAGCGGAAAACCAATATACGCTCTCCGTCATGGCGCCTACTACAGAATTGCAGGCGCGGTTATACGCCGAGATGCTCTCCCACATTAAAGAAACCGACGAGTCCGTTCCCTACCGCGACCGCGGCTGGTATTACTACACGCGCACCGTCGAAGGCAGCCAATATCCCATCCATTGCCGCAAGCTCGCCGCGTCGGCAACCTTCGATCCCACCCAGCCCGAAGAGGTTCTGCTCGACGTCAACAAGCTCGCCGAAGGCCAGCCCTTCATGTCGGTAGGCGGCATGAGCGTCAGCCCCGACGGATCGAAGCTCGCCTACTCCACCGACAACACCGGCTTCCGCCAGTACACCCTGCACATCCGCGACCTCAAAACCGGAACCGACCTCCCCGACACCGCCGAGCGCGTCGGCTCGCTCGTCTGGGCAGCCGACTCGCACACCCTCTTCTACACAACCGAGGACGAGGTCACCAAGCGGCAGGACAAGCTCCACCGCCACCGCCTCGGCGACGACGCCGCAGATGATGCCCTGGTCTACGAAGAAAGAGACGAGCGCTTCAACCTCGGCGTCGGCAAGACCCGCGACGGCAAGTATCTCCTCATGGAAGCTGGAAGCCACACCACCAACGAGTGCAGCTACCTCTCAGCCGACACGCCCGGCGGCGTCTTCCTCGTCATCGCCCCCCGCCTCGACGAGCAGGAGTACTACGTCGATCACCGCGACGGCCTCTTCTACATCCGCACCAACGACACCGGCAAAAACTTTCGGGTCGTCACTACGCCCGTCAACGGAGAAGGCCGCGACTCATGGACCGAGCTCATCCCCGAAGATCCGCAAGTACCACTCGAAGATTTCGACGTATTTAGCTCATTCTGCGTATCTTCAAGAAGAGAAGAAGGCCTCACCGCCCTCGAAGTCCAGCACTTCGAGGCGAGCGGTCAATTAGGCCAGGTCGCAAAAATCGATTTCCCCGAACCCGCCTACACCGCCCAGGCCCACGTCAACCGCGAGTTCGTCACCAGCGCCTTTCGCTACAGCTATCAATCCCTGGTCGCCCCGGCCTCCGTCTATGACTACAACGTGGACACCGGCGTCTCCACCCTCCTCAAACAGCAGGAAGTCCCCGGCGGCTTCGACTCCACCCGTTACGCCTCCGAGCGCCTCTGGATCGAAGCCAAAGATGGAGTCAAAATCCCCGTCTCCCTCGTCTACCGCCGCGACGCATTCAAGCGCGACGGCACCAGTCCCCTCTACATCTACGGTTACGGCTCCTACGGCTATCCTCTGCCTATCGGCTTCGGCCCCTCGCGCCTCTCGCTCCTCGACCGTGGCGTCGTCATGGCCTACGCCCACATCCGCGGCGGCGGCGAGATGGGCGACCAATGGCACGACGCCGGAAAGATGATGGCGAAGCACAACACCTTCACGGATTTCATCGCAATCACCGAGCAGTTAGTAGCCCAGGGTTACGGAGCGAAGGACCGCGTAGCCATCGAAGGCGGCAGCGCAGGCGGTCTGCTCATGGGTGCGGTAGTCAACCAGCGTCCCGACCTGTTCCGTGTAGTCCTCTCGCACGTTCCCTTCGTCGACGTGATGAACACCATGCTCGACGCCACCCTGCCGCTTACTGTCGCCGAGTACGAAGAGTGGGGAAACCCCAACGAGCCCGAGGCCTTCGCCTACATGCGCTCCTACTCCCCGTACGACAACCTCAAACCCGGCCCCTACCCAGCCATGCTCGTCAAAACCAGCCTCAACGACTCGCAGGTCATGTACTGGGAGCCGGCAAAGTACATCGCCCGCCTGCGCACATTGAAGACCAACGACACGCCTCTCCTCCTGCACATCAACATGGACGCAGGCCACGGCGGAGCCTCCGGCCGCTACGATTACCTCAAAGAAATCGCCTTCGACTACGCCTTCCTCCTGACTCAACTCGGCGTGGAGGGCTAG
- a CDS encoding alpha/beta hydrolase fold domain-containing protein → MGNRFYAGAMICAAISLCTVPAWSQQATAGAKRDSSVIDGQGTAHITRVIPVPKTVSPEAQRMLARPQSDAAKPETLEARRTGTDAWQARAGKLSESLYPVHVVSQSFAGVPVLLVTPLETPADRQDRVLINLHGGGFNSDSGSLTETVPIANLTQTKVIAVLYRLAPEHPFPAAVDDAVAVYREALKTYKPAKIAIYGTSAGAILTGEVAVKIKQLGLPLPGALGIFSGFGDFDHVGDSQAMYTLGGLSGHLDPPAPPPLLAEYVKGTNPQDPVLSPLYADLHGMPPTLFITSGRDLLLSGTTILHRAFLRDGVDARLVVFEALPHAFWNDAELPESKEAYGLMANFFDRELGR, encoded by the coding sequence TTGGGGAACAGGTTTTATGCGGGCGCGATGATTTGCGCGGCGATTTCTTTATGTACTGTTCCCGCATGGTCGCAACAGGCGACCGCCGGGGCTAAAAGGGATTCGAGCGTGATCGATGGCCAGGGAACGGCGCACATTACTCGCGTTATTCCTGTGCCAAAGACGGTAAGCCCCGAGGCCCAGCGCATGCTTGCGCGTCCCCAGTCGGACGCGGCCAAGCCGGAGACGCTCGAAGCCCGGCGAACCGGCACCGATGCGTGGCAGGCCCGCGCAGGCAAGCTGTCGGAGTCGTTGTATCCCGTGCATGTGGTGAGCCAGTCGTTCGCTGGCGTGCCTGTGCTTCTGGTCACTCCACTGGAAACGCCCGCGGATCGTCAGGACCGTGTGCTCATCAATCTGCACGGCGGTGGATTCAACTCCGACTCCGGCTCGCTCACCGAGACTGTGCCGATTGCCAACCTGACGCAGACGAAGGTAATCGCCGTCCTGTACCGGCTCGCTCCTGAGCACCCTTTTCCTGCGGCGGTGGATGATGCCGTCGCGGTCTATCGAGAGGCGCTGAAGACGTACAAGCCCGCGAAGATCGCGATCTACGGAACCTCGGCCGGGGCAATCCTGACGGGCGAGGTTGCGGTGAAGATCAAACAGCTGGGGCTGCCGTTGCCGGGAGCGCTGGGAATCTTCTCAGGCTTTGGAGACTTCGATCATGTCGGCGATTCGCAGGCGATGTACACGCTTGGCGGCCTGTCGGGACATCTTGATCCTCCCGCGCCGCCTCCCTTGCTCGCCGAATATGTGAAGGGAACAAACCCTCAAGACCCGGTTCTCTCACCGCTCTACGCTGACCTGCACGGAATGCCGCCGACGCTTTTCATTACGAGCGGCCGCGACCTGCTGCTCAGCGGCACGACGATTCTGCATCGCGCATTTTTGCGAGACGGGGTGGATGCGCGTCTGGTGGTCTTCGAGGCATTGCCGCATGCTTTCTGGAACGATGCGGAGTTGCCGGAGTCGAAGGAGGCTTATGGCTTGATGGCGAACTTCTTCGACAGGGAGCTGGGCCGGTGA
- the ribA gene encoding GTP cyclohydrolase II — MPFASVKKIADADFPTRWGHFRILGFEGIVTNPQPCNEAMPDPATRIEAAVALVMGDIHAAPPIVRIHSQCLTGDVFHSLRCDCRQQLELALATIAEAGTGILLYEQQEGRGIGLMAKLRAYELQDQGRDTIEANLELGYAADCRAYELPAEILKSLGLKAVRLMTNNPEKVDALVSAGIEVTERISAEVPTEPTFDRYLQTKREKMGHLVG, encoded by the coding sequence ATGCCCTTCGCCTCCGTAAAAAAAATAGCCGACGCCGACTTCCCTACTCGCTGGGGCCATTTCCGCATCCTCGGCTTTGAGGGCATCGTCACCAATCCGCAGCCCTGCAACGAAGCAATGCCGGATCCTGCAACGCGGATAGAAGCTGCCGTTGCGCTCGTCATGGGCGACATCCACGCTGCGCCTCCTATCGTGCGCATCCATTCACAATGCCTGACTGGAGACGTCTTCCACTCGCTACGCTGCGACTGCCGCCAGCAACTTGAGCTTGCTCTCGCTACCATTGCAGAAGCAGGCACGGGAATCCTACTCTACGAGCAACAGGAAGGCCGCGGCATTGGCCTGATGGCCAAGCTACGCGCCTACGAACTACAGGATCAGGGCCGCGACACCATCGAGGCTAACCTCGAACTCGGCTACGCAGCCGACTGCCGCGCCTATGAACTTCCCGCCGAGATCCTCAAGAGCCTCGGATTGAAGGCCGTTCGACTGATGACAAACAATCCCGAGAAAGTCGACGCGCTCGTCTCCGCCGGAATCGAAGTCACGGAACGTATCTCGGCCGAGGTGCCAACCGAACCGACCTTCGACCGCTATCTCCAGACCAAGCGCGAAAAGATGGGTCACCTGGTCGGCTAG
- a CDS encoding ABC transporter permease has protein sequence MLFMHRHGWEIARLTFEHLWLTVFAMLLAAAIGLPLGVLLTRKPALAKPVIGFANVVQTIPSLALFGLLLPVPWLGENAARLAILALTGYALLPILRNTYAGIGSVDAALGDVAEAMGMTSWQRLWKVELPLSASVILAGLRTATVTCVGVATIAAAIGAGGLGELIFRGVASVDNSLVLAGAIPAALLALVADAGLGWLEKRLAVRRA, from the coding sequence ATGCTCTTTATGCATCGGCATGGATGGGAGATTGCCCGTCTGACCTTCGAGCACTTGTGGCTTACAGTCTTCGCAATGCTGCTGGCTGCTGCGATCGGGCTGCCGCTGGGGGTTCTGCTGACGCGAAAGCCTGCTCTCGCGAAGCCGGTTATCGGGTTTGCGAATGTGGTGCAGACGATTCCGAGCCTGGCCTTGTTTGGGTTGCTGCTGCCGGTTCCGTGGTTGGGAGAGAACGCGGCGCGGCTGGCGATTCTCGCGTTGACCGGCTATGCTCTGCTGCCCATTCTGCGAAACACCTACGCAGGGATTGGCAGCGTCGATGCAGCGCTGGGCGATGTAGCCGAGGCGATGGGAATGACCTCGTGGCAGCGCTTGTGGAAGGTGGAACTGCCGTTGTCGGCTAGTGTAATTCTGGCGGGACTGCGAACGGCCACCGTGACCTGCGTTGGGGTCGCGACGATTGCGGCTGCGATTGGCGCGGGCGGCTTGGGCGAGTTGATCTTTCGCGGTGTGGCGAGCGTGGACAACAGCCTGGTGCTGGCGGGAGCGATTCCGGCGGCGCTGCTGGCGCTGGTGGCGGATGCGGGGCTGGGATGGTTGGAGAAACGGCTTGCTGTGAGGCGGGCTTGA
- a CDS encoding DUF4142 domain-containing protein — protein sequence MNFRPVQIILLSTATMLFPAALLGQAEPGTLPENAAPNQSSQPMPGPGQRQTQRPSMQDSVGTSGQTAQETKDKMFVRKAVEGGLAEIQFGQVAAQKGGSDDVKALGQKMVEDHTAMNKDMESVADSMGVMLPKRINKDDQAELDKLGALSGDAFDTEYLTLMMKEHHHDLREFRVEAEGTQDAMLRDAVMKAAKIIHGHLVMVDQLAKSKGIEMPHRGNKSPSAPPPPPPTE from the coding sequence ATGAATTTCAGACCAGTGCAAATCATTTTATTGAGTACAGCCACGATGCTCTTTCCTGCCGCGCTTCTAGGGCAGGCAGAGCCTGGGACTTTGCCGGAGAACGCGGCCCCGAACCAATCGAGCCAGCCGATGCCAGGACCGGGGCAACGACAGACGCAGCGACCTTCGATGCAGGATTCGGTCGGAACCAGTGGACAGACTGCACAGGAGACAAAGGACAAGATGTTTGTGCGCAAGGCGGTGGAGGGAGGTCTTGCGGAGATACAGTTCGGCCAGGTTGCAGCTCAGAAGGGTGGGAGCGACGATGTGAAGGCGCTCGGCCAGAAGATGGTCGAGGACCACACCGCGATGAACAAAGATATGGAGAGCGTGGCCGACTCGATGGGAGTGATGCTGCCGAAGCGCATCAATAAAGACGATCAGGCAGAGCTGGACAAACTCGGTGCACTTTCCGGGGATGCCTTCGATACGGAGTATCTGACGCTGATGATGAAGGAGCACCACCACGATCTGCGCGAGTTTCGCGTGGAAGCGGAGGGTACCCAGGATGCCATGCTGCGAGATGCGGTGATGAAGGCCGCGAAGATAATCCATGGGCATCTGGTCATGGTGGATCAGCTTGCGAAGAGCAAGGGCATCGAGATGCCGCATCGTGGGAACAAGTCGCCATCTGCT
- a CDS encoding glycine betaine ABC transporter substrate-binding protein → MIGAKNFTEQVVLGELVAQEIEAVTGEKVDRKFYLAGSYICQQALVNGRIDGYIEYTGTALTAILKQPLPPVGQRDAATVFDTIQQLYAKRYAVKVERGLGFEDTFAMVVRGADAQRLGLKTISDAVKVTPQWRLGVGYEFEERPDGLRGLEATYGLRFREAPRVMDLGLLYRALGAGQVDMVAGNSTDGPIRAMGLTVLEDDKHYFPPYEAVPLIREDSLRRHPVIQVAMDRLAGKVSAEEIREMNFAVDSEHKDVGEVVRTFRQRKGL, encoded by the coding sequence GTGATTGGCGCGAAAAATTTTACCGAGCAGGTGGTGCTCGGTGAGTTGGTGGCGCAGGAGATCGAGGCCGTCACTGGCGAGAAGGTCGACCGCAAATTTTATCTGGCCGGAAGCTACATCTGTCAGCAGGCCCTGGTAAATGGGCGTATCGATGGCTATATCGAGTACACCGGAACCGCGCTGACTGCGATCCTGAAGCAGCCGCTTCCTCCGGTGGGACAGCGCGATGCGGCGACTGTGTTCGATACGATACAGCAGCTATACGCGAAGCGGTATGCGGTGAAGGTAGAGCGCGGCCTGGGGTTTGAGGATACCTTTGCGATGGTCGTACGCGGAGCGGATGCGCAGCGGCTGGGGTTGAAGACGATCTCTGACGCGGTGAAAGTGACGCCACAGTGGAGGCTCGGCGTAGGGTATGAGTTCGAGGAGCGCCCGGATGGGCTGCGCGGGCTGGAAGCGACGTATGGGTTGCGGTTTCGCGAGGCTCCGCGGGTGATGGATCTAGGCCTGCTCTATCGGGCGCTCGGGGCTGGACAAGTGGACATGGTGGCAGGGAATTCGACCGATGGGCCGATACGGGCGATGGGACTTACGGTGCTGGAAGATGACAAGCATTATTTTCCACCATATGAAGCCGTGCCGCTGATCCGTGAGGACTCGTTGCGGCGGCATCCGGTGATTCAGGTGGCGATGGACAGGCTGGCGGGAAAGGTCAGCGCAGAGGAGATCCGCGAGATGAACTTCGCAGTAGATTCGGAACATAAAGATGTGGGCGAAGTGGTAAGGACATTTCGGCAGAGAAAGGGGTTGTAA
- a CDS encoding histidine kinase: MTQTDPKLILITLLIELGVAAAVSTSLARAKTFKNLLLAPHRTRRQTAGLVAMICVPLTLGVWVRVLVPNFLAADLSYETTILLGILVGPLAAMAGGAALAIPAVLHHEYLALPVNLLVAAAAGAFGRFAKAEEVWSFSPMIDLSIYRWVTRNLRRPRLDWQVLLLLSIAMGEFGLSMLSRLYPRRFFELHSDSWWVELLICAASPVVVGIPLKIWNSVRIERKLEEQGRLLLEARLDALQRQINPHFLFNTLNSITSLVRSRPELAREMIVKLGNILRVLLKDREAFVPFSEELMFTDDYLDIEVVRFGEKLKVVKEIAEETLHVVVPGMLLQPLIENSIKHGLEPRISGGTVTLRSRITEDGMLLVEVEDDGVGMDPELESTSPVSGLVRPGTGIGIRNVRERMGVLYGNLAGVEINSRPGRGTKVSLRMPILDDGAEVWGPVGDAAEQALRVVGDAVRAVTRR, encoded by the coding sequence GTGACGCAGACCGATCCAAAGCTGATCCTGATTACGCTGCTGATTGAGCTGGGCGTGGCAGCGGCGGTGTCGACTTCGCTGGCGCGCGCGAAAACATTCAAAAACTTGTTACTGGCGCCGCATCGAACCCGTCGGCAGACCGCGGGGCTGGTGGCGATGATCTGCGTGCCACTGACGTTGGGAGTCTGGGTTCGCGTGCTGGTGCCGAACTTTCTGGCGGCGGACCTCTCTTATGAGACGACAATTCTGTTGGGCATCCTTGTAGGCCCGCTGGCGGCGATGGCAGGCGGCGCTGCGCTGGCAATTCCTGCGGTGCTTCACCATGAGTATCTGGCGCTTCCGGTGAACCTGCTGGTGGCAGCGGCGGCTGGCGCATTTGGACGCTTTGCGAAGGCTGAAGAGGTCTGGTCTTTCTCGCCGATGATCGACCTGAGCATCTATCGCTGGGTGACGCGGAATCTGCGGCGACCTCGCCTTGACTGGCAGGTTTTGCTTCTGCTGTCGATTGCGATGGGCGAGTTTGGACTGAGCATGCTCTCGCGACTCTATCCTCGCCGGTTTTTCGAGTTGCACTCCGACTCGTGGTGGGTCGAACTGCTGATCTGCGCGGCATCGCCTGTTGTAGTCGGAATTCCGTTGAAGATATGGAACTCGGTCCGCATCGAGCGCAAGCTGGAGGAGCAGGGAAGACTGTTGCTGGAGGCAAGGCTCGATGCGCTGCAACGCCAGATCAATCCGCACTTCCTGTTCAACACCCTGAATTCGATTACGTCGCTGGTGCGATCGCGTCCCGAACTTGCCCGCGAGATGATCGTGAAGCTGGGCAACATTCTGCGCGTTCTGCTCAAGGATCGCGAGGCGTTTGTACCTTTCAGCGAAGAGTTGATGTTTACCGACGATTATCTGGATATTGAGGTCGTTCGGTTTGGCGAGAAGCTTAAGGTCGTGAAGGAGATTGCCGAAGAGACGCTACATGTTGTCGTGCCGGGAATGTTGCTTCAGCCGCTGATTGAAAACAGTATCAAGCATGGTCTCGAGCCGCGCATCAGCGGCGGCACAGTGACCCTGCGCAGCCGCATTACCGAGGATGGAATGCTGCTGGTTGAGGTTGAGGACGATGGCGTAGGAATGGACCCGGAGTTGGAGAGCACCTCGCCGGTCAGCGGGTTGGTGCGTCCGGGAACGGGCATTGGCATACGAAACGTGCGCGAGCGGATGGGCGTTCTTTATGGCAACCTGGCCGGGGTCGAGATCAATAGCCGTCCGGGCAGGGGAACGAAGGTCAGCCTGCGAATGCCGATCCTGGACGATGGAGCGGAGGTCTGGGGCCCGGTAGGAGACGCGGCAGAACAGGCCCTTCGCGTTGTGGGTGACGCTGTTCGAGCCGTGACCCGGCGCTAA
- a CDS encoding AAA family ATPase, with protein sequence MRRRPRRGPNDSESTGKSGQELPANQPAPLRPTYPEPLPVHAPEHPHAAAVAEPVSEPVREPIREPAHEQASGEVVAPERTVIVETQPENLATPPAEQTAAKSPKGYVVLAIGLPGSGKTTWYKRRGVTPLSSDLLRTLLFDDITEQRYQGLVFSTLRSLLRARLIAKMPWNYVDATNLSPHERKQWIKMAKSFGYEVQAVFFDVPLAVCMERNSKRERVVTDEIMQKMAERLRPPTFKEGFEKITVVRVKGHPGASVQGGAESAPEAAQ encoded by the coding sequence ATGAGACGACGCCCTAGACGTGGACCGAATGATTCGGAGTCCACGGGCAAGAGCGGGCAGGAACTGCCCGCAAATCAACCTGCTCCATTGCGGCCTACGTACCCCGAGCCTCTGCCGGTACATGCGCCGGAGCATCCACACGCCGCGGCTGTGGCAGAGCCCGTTTCTGAACCTGTCCGGGAACCTATCCGTGAGCCCGCTCACGAACAGGCCAGCGGCGAAGTCGTAGCGCCGGAACGCACTGTGATCGTGGAGACGCAGCCCGAAAATCTGGCTACGCCACCGGCGGAACAGACGGCTGCGAAGTCGCCCAAAGGCTATGTCGTACTGGCGATTGGCCTGCCCGGTTCGGGCAAGACGACCTGGTACAAGCGCCGTGGAGTCACGCCTCTGTCGAGCGACCTGCTGCGGACGCTGCTGTTTGACGACATCACCGAGCAGCGCTATCAGGGACTAGTGTTTTCGACTCTGCGCAGCCTGCTGCGGGCACGGCTGATCGCGAAGATGCCGTGGAACTATGTCGATGCCACAAACCTCTCTCCGCACGAGCGCAAGCAGTGGATCAAGATGGCGAAGAGCTTCGGCTACGAGGTACAGGCGGTCTTCTTCGACGTTCCACTGGCGGTGTGCATGGAGCGCAACAGCAAGCGTGAGCGTGTAGTGACGGACGAGATCATGCAGAAGATGGCTGAGCGTCTGCGTCCGCCGACGTTCAAAGAGGGCTTCGAGAAGATTACGGTCGTCCGGGTGAAGGGGCATCCCGGAGCAAGCGTGCAGGGTGGCGCTGAGTCTGCTCCGGAGGCTGCACAGTAG
- a CDS encoding uroporphyrinogen-III synthase, giving the protein MLALQNKRILVTRTRHQASDLAVQLEALGAIPILIPTIEIVPPESYGPLDSALAQLETYDWLLFTSANAVEVFGQRRNPAFIPQRIAVIGPATARAVQGIGLEVDLIPPKYVAESLADALASDVSGRRILLVRAADARDILTEMLAAAGATVTVAEAYRNQIPPDSMSSLRQLFSLPANYPYAITFTSASTARNLIALLEAAGLTLPASILLASIGPITSQTLRDLGHPPHLEATEPTISALIQTLVDHSD; this is encoded by the coding sequence ATGCTCGCCCTCCAAAATAAACGCATCCTCGTCACCCGAACCCGCCATCAGGCCTCAGATCTGGCTGTCCAGTTGGAAGCACTGGGGGCGATTCCTATCCTTATTCCCACCATCGAGATTGTTCCGCCCGAAAGCTATGGTCCTCTTGACTCCGCCCTGGCGCAACTGGAGACCTACGACTGGTTGCTCTTTACCAGCGCTAATGCTGTTGAAGTCTTCGGCCAGCGCCGCAATCCAGCTTTCATCCCCCAGCGCATCGCCGTCATAGGGCCAGCCACTGCACGGGCAGTGCAGGGAATCGGCCTCGAAGTCGACCTGATCCCGCCGAAGTATGTCGCCGAATCGCTTGCCGATGCGCTTGCCTCCGACGTCTCCGGGAGACGAATTCTTCTTGTTCGCGCCGCAGACGCCCGCGACATTCTCACGGAGATGCTTGCCGCTGCCGGAGCTACGGTGACGGTTGCCGAAGCCTATCGCAATCAGATCCCACCGGATTCCATGTCTTCGCTGCGGCAACTATTCAGCTTGCCCGCGAACTACCCCTACGCGATCACTTTTACCAGCGCTTCCACCGCCCGGAATTTAATCGCACTGCTCGAAGCCGCTGGCCTGACCCTTCCTGCCAGCATCCTTCTTGCGTCCATTGGTCCCATCACCTCTCAGACGCTCCGCGACCTTGGCCACCCTCCGCATCTGGAAGCCACTGAACCCACCATTTCGGCTCTCATCCAAACTCTTGTGGACCACTCCGACTAG
- a CDS encoding DinB family protein: MALTDVEPWLRGSLTEVDAVQRAVLHALELAREDVERWCAELRDEELEAQPLGLPSVGRQMRHIVRSLDRLLTYAEGRQLSPEQLEALKTEVNASASRKALFAEFESGLSSAMQRVKAFRPESYGESRGVGRKMLPTTVAGLLVHCADHTQRHVGQLVTTAKVIEGMRH, from the coding sequence ATGGCTCTCACAGATGTTGAGCCCTGGTTGCGGGGAAGCCTGACTGAAGTGGATGCGGTTCAGCGCGCTGTGCTTCATGCGCTGGAGCTTGCCCGCGAGGATGTCGAACGCTGGTGTGCGGAGTTACGCGACGAAGAACTCGAGGCACAGCCGCTCGGCCTGCCTTCCGTGGGACGCCAGATGCGGCACATCGTCCGCAGCCTCGACCGATTGCTGACCTATGCGGAGGGAAGGCAGTTGTCCCCGGAGCAATTGGAAGCGTTGAAGACGGAAGTAAACGCGAGCGCTTCACGAAAGGCTTTGTTTGCGGAGTTCGAATCGGGACTTTCATCAGCGATGCAGCGAGTCAAAGCGTTTCGGCCTGAGAGCTACGGAGAAAGCCGCGGCGTCGGCAGGAAGATGTTGCCGACCACGGTTGCCGGGCTGTTGGTGCACTGTGCAGACCACACGCAGCGGCACGTAGGGCAGCTCGTGACAACGGCTAAGGTGATCGAAGGAATGCGGCATTAG
- a CDS encoding ATP-binding cassette domain-containing protein — MAAVGVEFAKVSYTLPVGADGQPGRTLLRDVSLRLEAGTTTALLGRSGSGKTTLLRMVNGLVTPTAGEVCVGGKPVGAHDTVALRRSVGYVIQETGLFPHMTVERNAGMALELAGRSRADIAARSAEVLGLVGMDFAEFSDRYPWQLSGGQRQRVGLARALALEPDVLLMDEPFGALDPLTRAEMQTMLRDLLQRVGKTVLLVTHDLDEALYLAERVVFLANGEVAADLAAREVLISNNPQVKDYVSAVHRAVPA, encoded by the coding sequence ATGGCTGCGGTTGGCGTCGAGTTCGCGAAGGTGAGCTATACGCTGCCCGTAGGTGCGGACGGACAACCGGGCCGCACCCTGTTGCGCGACGTCTCACTGCGCCTGGAAGCAGGGACGACGACTGCTTTGCTGGGGCGAAGCGGGTCGGGGAAGACGACGTTGCTGCGCATGGTCAATGGACTGGTGACGCCTACCGCCGGAGAGGTCTGTGTCGGCGGAAAGCCTGTCGGGGCTCATGACACTGTGGCTCTCAGACGGAGCGTGGGTTACGTCATTCAGGAGACGGGCCTGTTTCCGCACATGACCGTAGAGCGAAATGCAGGGATGGCTCTGGAGCTGGCAGGCCGGTCGCGGGCCGACATCGCAGCGAGATCAGCGGAAGTTCTGGGGCTGGTGGGTATGGACTTCGCGGAGTTTTCGGACCGGTATCCATGGCAGCTCTCAGGCGGACAGAGACAGCGAGTGGGACTAGCTCGGGCGCTGGCGCTGGAGCCGGATGTTCTGCTGATGGACGAGCCGTTCGGGGCGCTCGACCCGCTGACCAGGGCGGAGATGCAGACCATGTTGCGGGATCTGTTGCAGCGAGTGGGTAAGACGGTTCTGCTGGTGACGCACGACCTCGATGAGGCGCTTTATCTGGCCGAAAGGGTCGTGTTTTTGGCCAACGGGGAGGTAGCGGCAGATTTAGCTGCGCGCGAGGTTTTGATCTCGAATAACCCTCAAGTAAAGGATTATGTTTCCGCTGTACATCGGGCGGTGCCAGCTTGA